From the Zonotrichia leucophrys gambelii isolate GWCS_2022_RI chromosome 10, RI_Zleu_2.0, whole genome shotgun sequence genome, one window contains:
- the BNC1 gene encoding zinc finger protein basonuclin-1, with translation MEPAIRCTLVNCSCQCFKPGKINQRQCDQCRHGWVAHALSKLRIPNLYPSSQVEIVQSNVVFDISSLMLYGTQAIPVRLKILLDRLFSVLKQEEVIQILHALDWTLQDYIRGYVLQDASGKVLDHWSIMTTEEELATLQQFLRFGETKSIVELMAIQEKEGQSIIIPPPTANLDIRAFIESCNPHSPNFSASLDKMSPTNIHPFENLVNNMAFMLPFQFFSPVPPPLIGSPPERHLIEQGQEHSNETKQDLQIPFSESSFLTSSSAPFQVENERSINGPDITKTEDDALLSDSSSHNTAAKLEMTALSPENKIKSVEKNAGPRKGRVFCTACEKTFYDKGTLKIHYNAVHLKIKHKCTIEGCNMVFSSLRSRNRHSANPNPRLHMPMNRNNRDKDLRNGLTIAGPGDSKRTEFTILTPDSRTISSYASSCTDSKGQAGFSSIGHNGVLFPNLKTVQPVLPFYRSPVTPAELANTPGTLPSLPLVSSSIPEQLVSNELPFDMLPKKKSRKSSMPIKIEKEAVETPNESSDVASSEDESRLQGVSDGELETCEHKIEKRVTDRVEKHPHSGNSWKSLSGVEGPKYFESVFAPNNKYIEDISENELQHYEKEVKPEENQPLKIVSHEIMYEDPKHHHSDVIKPMTEPPMYIKEQSQHRIPKNDCPELQHHLLTGGFFSTLSNRGAAIPCFEDSKDMDHVSQHALGIQKEESRFHCDICKKTFKNPYSVKMHFKNVHLKEMHICTVEGCNAAFPSRRSRDRHSSNLNLHHKLLTKDTLEFNNHFNATYLLKDMAKEFCQDVSLKQHVGRTSVIFKGVNRAGSYIFPMSKIAEPCSESYGYDPLNDGAVLDLSTTSSVKSESSAHSSWDSDGGSEICTMPLDDSDESCEGPSLMPNDELYQDCSLIEKANQNFINLPSSLPITCHICQKTYSNKGTFRAHYKTVHLRQLHKCKIPGCNTMFSSVRSRNRHSQNPNLHKSLAGSPTSLQ, from the exons GCTATCCGGTGCACTCTCGTGAACTGTAGTTGTCAGTGTTTCAAACCTGGGAAAATAAATCAGCGACAATGTGACCAGTGCCGGCATGGATGGGTAGCACATG ccctGAGCAAACTAAGGATTCCAAACCTCTACCCATCAAGCCAAGTAGAAATAGTTCAATCCAATGTTGTCTTTGATATCAGTAGCCTCATGTTGTACGGAACCCAAGCCATCCCTGTGCGCCTTAAAATTCTGCTTGATCGGCTTTTCAGTGTTCTGAAGCAGGAAGAGGTGATACAGATTCTCCATGCTCTGGATTGGACACTGCAGGATTATATACGTGGATATGTGCTACAG gATGCTTCAGGAAAGGTGCTGGATCACTGGAGCATAATGACCACTGAAGAAGAACTGGCTACTTTGCAGCAGTTCCTTCGCTTTGGAGAAACTAAGTCCATTGTAGAGTTAATGGCAATTCAAGAGAAAGAAGGGCAGTCGATCATAATACCACCACCAACTGCCAATTTGGATATTAGGGCATTCATTGAGAGCTGCAACCCACACAGTCCtaatttttctgcttccttGGACAAAATGAGTCCCACCAACATTCATCCTTTTGAGAATCTTGTAAATAACATGGCTTTCATGCTGCCGTTTCAGTTTTTCAGCCCAGTGCCTCCACCTTTGATAGGTTCACCGCCAGAAAGACATTTGATTGAGCAAGGTCAAGAGCATAGCAACGAAACCAAACAAGATCTTCAGATACCATTTTCTGAAAGCAGTTTCTTAACTTCTAGTTCTGCACCATTTCAAGTTGAAAATGAGAGGAGCATAAATGGCCCAGATATCACTAAAACAGAAGATGATGCCCTTTTAAGTGATTCCAGTTCACATAATACAGCAGCCAAGCTTGAAATGACAGCACTAtctccagaaaacaaaattaaatctgtTGAAAAAAATGCTGGGCCAAGGAAAGGACGTGTCTTCTGCACTGCATGCgaaaaaacattttatgatAAAGGTACTTTGAAAATACATTACAATGCTGTTCATCTGAAGATAAAGCACAAATGCACCATTGAGGGCTGCAATATGGTGTTCAGCTCTTTGCGTAGTCGAAATCGTCATAGTGCGAATCCTAACCCCAGACTCCATATGCCAATGAACAGAAATAACAGGGATAAGGATCTAAGAAATGGTTTGACCATTGCTGGACCTGGAGACAGTAAAAGGACGGAATTCACAATTTTAACTCCAGATAGCAGAACTATTTCCAGCTATGCCAGCTCTTGTACAGATTccaaaggccaggctggattttcCAGTATTGGACACAACGGTGTCCTCTTTCCAAACCTGAAGACAGTACAGCCTGTTCTTCCTTTTTACCGTAGCCCAGTCACACCAGCCGAGCTTGCCAATACTCCAGGTACTCTTCCTTCTCTGCCTCTTGTTTCTTCCTCCATACCAGAGCAGCTTGTTTCCAATGAATTGCCATTTGACATGCTCCCCAAGAAGAAGTCTCGTAAGTCCAGTATGCCCATTAAGATAGAGAAAGAAGCTGTTGAGACGCCCAATGAAAGTAGCGATGTTGCCAGCTCTGAAGATGAGTCACGCCTGCAGGGGGTAAGCGATGGAGAGCTTGAGACCTGTGAGCATAAGATAGAGAAGCGGGTGACCGACAGGGTGGAAAAGCACCCCCATTCAGGTAATTCATGGAAATCTCTCTCTGGGGTAGAGGGCCCAAAGTATTTTGAATCTGTCTTTGCACCAAATAACAAATACATCGAGGATATCTCTGAGAATGAATTGCAACACTATGAGAAAGAGGTTAAACCAGAAGAAAACCAACCATTAAAAATAGTTTCCCATGAAATTATGTATGAAGATCCAAAACACCACCACAGTGATGTTATAAAACCAATGACTGAACCCCCCATGTATATTAAAGAGCAGTCACAGCACAGGATTCCTAAAAATGACTGCCCTGAATTGCAACACCACTTGCTGACCGGGGGCTTTTTCAGCACTTTGTCAAACAGGGGTGCTGCCATTCCTTGTTTTGAAGACTCTAAAGATATGGATCATGTCAGTCAACATGCACTAGGGATTCAGAAGGAAGAAAGCCGCTTTCATTGTGACATCTGTAAGAAGACTTTTAAAAACCCTTACAgtgtaaaaatgcatttcaaaaatGTACATCTCAAAGAAATGCATATTTGCACAGTTGAGGGCTGTAATGCTGCTTTCCCTTCTCGTAGAAGTCGAGACAG ACATAGTTCAAACCTAAATCTTCATCATAAACTTCTGACTAAAGATACACTGGAATTCAACAACCATTTCAATGCAACATACCTCTTGAAAGACATGGCTAAGGAGTTTTGCCAAGATGTCTCTTTAAAACAACATGTTGGACGTACTTCTGTAATCTTCAAAGGAGTGAACAGAGCAGGCAGCTACATTTTTCCAATGAGCAAAATTGCAGAACCCTGTTCTGAGAGTTATGGATACGATCCATTAAATGATGGAGCTGTTCTGGATCTAAGCACTACTTCCAGCGTTAAATCTGAGAGCAGTGCTCATTCTTCTTGGGATTCTGACGGAGGAAGTGAGATATGCACCATGCCCTTGGATGATAGTGATGAAAGCTGTGAAGGACCCAGCCTAATGCCCAATGATGAACTCTACCAAGACTGTTCTCTAATTGAGAAAGCTAATCAAAACTTTATAAACTTGCCTTCCAGTCTGCCAATAACTTGTCATATATGTCAGAAAACATACAGTAATAAAGGAACTTTCAGGGCTCATTACAAAACTGTGCATCTTCGCCAGCTCCACAAATGCAAAATCCCGGGTTGCAACACAATGTTTTCATCTGTTCGCAGTCGGAACAGGCACAGTCAAAACCCCAATCTGCACAAAAGTCTGGCTGGGTCACCAACTAGCTTACAGTAA